The following proteins come from a genomic window of Lolium rigidum isolate FL_2022 chromosome 5, APGP_CSIRO_Lrig_0.1, whole genome shotgun sequence:
- the LOC124654094 gene encoding serine/threonine-protein kinase RIPK-like codes for MAAQAWNPFSCCVRGAVTTDDDDSSYRRRRRNGSSKSSSRMSFTSLSSGTLSPEDLSVTLSGSKLHAFTYVELRAATANFSRANYLGSGGFGPVYKGTVDDKLRPGPAAQAVAVKYLDLECGTQGHKEWLAEVFFLGQLTHKNLVKLIGYCYEKEHRMLVYEFMSAGSLDKHLFKSISDSLPWMTRMKIAVGAAKGLAFLHDADPPVIYRDFKASNILLDSDYNTKLSDFGLAKDGPQGEATHVTTRVMGTHGYAAPEYITTGHLTAKSDVYSFGVVLLELLSGRPSVDRARRPREQNLVEWSRPYLKRSDKLYQVMDSALESQYSCKGAKVAALVAYKCLSQNPKARPSMREVVKALEPVLAMDDFFPVGPFIFTIVVEEDKAIDMKVEVEEKLQNHHQNHQDRHRQKYPESTIHADIVLAWPQ; via the exons ATGGCTGCGCAAGCTTGGAATCCATTCTCGTGCTGCGTCCGAGGTGCTGTAAcgaccgacgacgacgacagctcgtACCGAAGGCGGAGAAGGAACGGCAGCTCGAAGTCGTCTTCGAGGATGTCGTTCACGAGCCTGAGCTCGGGGACGCTATCGCCGGAGGACCTGTCCGTGACGCTGTCCGGCTCGAAGCTGCACGCGTTCACCTACGTTGAGCTCCGGGCGGCGACGGCGAACTTCTCGCGCGCAAACTACCTCGGCAGCGGCGGGTTCGGCCCGGTGTACAAGGGCACCGTCGACGACAAGCTCCGGCCCGGGCCGGCCGCGCAGGCGGTCGCCGTCAAGTACCTCGACCTGGAGTGCGGCACCCAGGGACACAAGGAGTGGCTG GCTGAGGTTTTCTTTCTTGGGCAATTGACGCATAAGAACCTCGTGAAATTGATCGGGTATTGCTACGAGAAGGAGCACAGGATGCTGGTGTACGAGTTCATGAGCGCTGGAAGCTTGGACAAACACCTCTTCAAAA GCATCAGTGACTCTCTACCATGGATGACAAGGATGAAGATTGCCGTGGGCGCAGCCAAGGGCCTCGCCTTTCTCCATGATGCCGACCCGCCGGTTATCTACCGTGACTTCAAGGCCTCCAACATCTTGCTCGACTCG GACTACAACACAAAATTGTCCGACTTTGGGCTGGCCAAGGATGGACCACAGGGCGAGGCGACGCATGTGACAACACGTGTCATGGGGACACACGGGTATGCAGCGCCCGAATATATCACGACGGGTCATTTAACAGCCAAGAGCGATGTGTACAGCTTTGGCGTGGTACTTCTAGAGCTCCTATCAGGACGGCCATCGGTGGACCGTGCACGACGACCGAGGGAGCAAAACTTGGTGGAGTGGTCTCGGCCATACCTTAAACGATCCGATAAGTTGTACCAAGTCATGGACTCGGCCCTTGAGAGCCAGTACTCCTGTAAGGGTGCTAAGGTGGCCGCATTGGTGGCTTACAAGTGTCTTAGCCAAAACCCAAAGGCTAGGCCATCCATGAGGGAGGTCGTCAAGGCATTGGAGCCAGTACTAGCCATGGATGACTTCTTCCCTGTGGGCCCGTTTATTTTCACCATCGTTGTGGAAGAGGACAAGGCGATAGacatgaaggtggaggtggaggagaagctTCAAAACCATCACCAAAACCATCAAGATAGGCACCGACAAAAATACCCCGAATCAACAATTCACGCCGATATTGTTTTAGCATGGCCACAGTGA